Proteins from a single region of Chanodichthys erythropterus isolate Z2021 chromosome 13, ASM2448905v1, whole genome shotgun sequence:
- the riok2 gene encoding serine/threonine-protein kinase RIO2, with translation MGKLNVVILRYLSRDDFRVLTAVEMGMKNHEIVPVSLIASIASLKHGGCNKVLRELVKHKLLAYERSKTVQGYRLNYGGYDYLALKTLSSRDVIVSVGNQMGVGKESDIYIVANAEGEQFALKLHRLGRTSFRNLKNKRDYHKHRHKISWLYLSRLSAMKEYAYMKALYDRGFPVPKPVDYNRHAVVMELINGYPLCQIREIQDPASLYSEIMELIVKLANHGLIHGDFNEFNLMLDDNDHVTMIDFPQMVSTSHLNAEWYFDRDVKCVRDFFIRRFNYESELYPTFKDIRRACSLDVEISASGYTKELQQDDSLLHPEGPEGEELGEDEDDDISESADDTQQAASEDVISMEEYKHAMLELEGLQISKETPSEENDTEEHEGARCQEDIQKETVSDISKDLGRDEEDEVEDECPDLVDLSACNKEFRPFRDQLSLENEHRTRTTSEMSIGSVGSCSTIPPEVIRQKVKRQLTKQQKAAQRRRLQKGEANLVTKERRENQNNIKGSLDAASFWG, from the exons ATGGGCAAGTTAAACGTCGTTATCCTGAGGTATCTGTCCAGAGATGACTTTAGAGTCCTTACAGCG GTGGAAATGGGCATGAAGAATCACGAAATTGTCCCAGTGAGTCTTATTGCATCCATTGCCAGTCTCAAACATGGAGGATGCAACAAGGTTTTGCGGGAGCTGGTCAAACACAAACTGCTGGCCTATGAACGCAGCAAAA CTGTGCAGGGGTATCGGCTAAATTACGGTGGTTATGATTACCTGGCATTGAAGACACTTTCATCCAGGGATGTTATTGTGTCTGTTGGAAACCAGATGGGAGTCGGCAAAGAGTCAG ACATTTACATTGTTGCAAATGCAGAGGGGGAGCAGTTTgctctgaaacttcacagactggGTAGGACATCCTTCAGAAACTTGAAGAATAAGCGAGATTACCACAAGCACAGACACAAGATCTCATGGCTGTACCTGTCCCGGCTCTCTGCCATGAAAGAGTATGCATATATGAAG GCATTATATGATCGAGGGTTTCCTGTTCCAAAGCCAGTGGACTACAACAGACATGCAGTGGTTATGGAGCTCATTAATGGTTACCCGCT GTGTCAGATTCGAGAGATTCAAGACCCTGCTTCACTATACAGTGAAATCATGGAGCTAATAGTCAAACTTGCCAATCATGGCCTGATCCACGGAGACTTCAATGAATTTAACCTCATGCTCGATGACAATGACCACGTCACAATGATTGACTTCCCTCAGATGGTGTCCACCTCACATTTAAATGCAGAATG GTACTTCGATCGAGACGTCAAGTGTGTTCGAGATTTCTTCATCAGGAGATTCAACTACGAAAGTGAACTCTATCCAACATTCAAAGATATcag AAGAGCATGTTCGCTCGATGTGGAGATCTCAGCTAGTGGCTACACCAAGGAGCTGCAGCAGGACGACAGTTTGCTCCACCCTGAAGGTCCAGAGGGTGAGGAACTCGgtgaagatgaagatgatgacATCTCCGAGTCAGCTGATGATACACAACAGGCAGCCTCAGAGGACGTTATCAGCATGGAGGAGTATAAACATGCCATGCTTGAGCTGGAAGGACTACAAATTAGCAAGGAGACTCCATCAGAAGAGAACGACACAGAGGAACACGAAGGAGCTCGATGTCAAGAGGACATTCAGAAAGAAACTGTTTCTGACATTTCCAAAGACTTGGGAAGGGATGAGGAAGATGAGGTGGAGGATGAATGTCCTGATTTGGTTGACCTGTCTGCATGCAACAAAGAATTCAGGCCtttcag AGACCAACTGAGCCTTGAGAACGAGCACAGAACCAGAACAACCAGTGAAATGAGCATTGGAAGTGTTGGCAGTTGTTCAACAATCCCACCA GAAGTCATCAGGCAGAAAGTGAAGAGACAGCTCACCAAACAGCAGAAGGCTGCTCAGAGAAGACGTCTGCAGAAGGGTGAGGCCAACCTGGTGACCAAGGAGAGGAGAGAGAATCAGAACAACATTAAGGGCAGTTTGGATGCAGCTTCCTTCTGGGGCTGA